One Bacillota bacterium DNA segment encodes these proteins:
- a CDS encoding transferase, which produces MNNNEIALYVNSQIKNIFIYEVDVSPYIEISINRTLTCFSNNRNKYYKDKNFTVFHSGQYSIFLYYLSNTIFLTSKDNLLATKVYYLNKVLHSVDWFYEIELPEYWGVEHPLGSILGRARYGDGFFIFQGCSVGGNNNKYPKIGSNVIMYSNSKVLGDCIIGDNVLIGADTTIKDQNIPTNCIVFGNSPNLTIKEKTEKYMLDRIADFWE; this is translated from the coding sequence ATGAATAACAACGAAATTGCACTTTATGTAAATAGCCAAATTAAAAATATATTTATTTATGAAGTAGATGTTAGTCCATATATAGAGATTTCAATTAATAGAACACTTACCTGTTTTTCTAATAATAGAAATAAGTATTATAAAGATAAGAACTTCACAGTTTTTCATTCAGGTCAGTATTCAATATTTTTATATTATTTGTCTAATACTATATTTTTGACCTCCAAAGATAATTTGCTAGCTACTAAAGTCTATTATTTAAACAAAGTATTACATTCTGTAGATTGGTTTTATGAAATTGAATTACCAGAATATTGGGGTGTTGAACATCCTCTAGGAAGTATTTTGGGTAGGGCTAGATATGGAGATGGCTTTTTCATATTTCAAGGCTGTTCAGTTGGAGGAAATAATAATAAATATCCAAAAATAGGAAGCAATGTTATTATGTACTCAAACTCTAAAGTGTTAGGTGATTGCATAATAGGCGATAATGTTTTGATTGGTGCTGATACAACTATTAAAGATCAAAACATCCCTACTAATTGTATTGTATTTGGTAATTCTCCCAATTTGACAATCAAAGAGAAAACTGAAAAATATATGTTGGATAGAATTGCTGATTTTTGGGAATAA
- the neuB gene encoding N-acetylneuraminate synthase yields the protein MNNKKVYIIAEAGVNHNGCVDTALKMIRVAKDAGVDAVKFQTFNATKSISKLAKMAKYQIKNTGKIESQLDMVKKYELTFEEHLILKKYADEIGIEFLSSPFDMESVELLEKLGVSMYKIASGEIVNHPLLRLIAKKNKPIIMSTGMSTIGEIEEAINVIEKEQNYSITLLQCTSNYPPKYENVNLNVMSTLAQSFQYPVGYSDHTIGDEIAIAAVALGAKVIEKHFTLDKKMEGPDHLVSLEPTELSKMVQHIRNVELAMGNYKKTITDDEIEIRLAARKSIVASKKIIKGSFISLDDITLKRPGTGLLPKYIDNIIGRKVSRNIEPDELITYKDLV from the coding sequence ATGAACAACAAAAAGGTATATATTATCGCAGAGGCTGGAGTTAATCATAATGGTTGCGTTGATACTGCTTTAAAAATGATTAGAGTTGCAAAAGATGCTGGAGTTGATGCAGTCAAGTTTCAAACTTTTAACGCAACTAAATCAATTTCGAAATTAGCAAAAATGGCTAAATATCAAATTAAAAATACGGGGAAAATTGAATCTCAACTTGATATGGTCAAGAAGTATGAACTTACTTTTGAAGAACATTTGATTCTAAAAAAATACGCTGATGAAATCGGAATTGAGTTTCTTTCATCACCATTCGATATGGAAAGCGTTGAACTGTTGGAAAAATTAGGAGTTTCAATGTACAAGATTGCTTCAGGTGAAATTGTGAATCATCCCTTATTAAGATTGATAGCAAAAAAGAATAAACCAATTATCATGTCTACAGGAATGAGCACAATCGGTGAAATTGAGGAAGCAATCAATGTTATTGAAAAAGAGCAAAATTATTCTATAACACTTTTGCAGTGTACATCTAATTATCCTCCTAAGTATGAAAATGTAAATCTTAATGTAATGAGCACATTAGCACAAAGTTTTCAGTATCCCGTTGGTTATAGTGATCATACGATAGGGGATGAAATAGCAATAGCAGCTGTTGCTCTTGGAGCTAAAGTTATAGAAAAACATTTTACCCTGGATAAGAAGATGGAAGGACCAGACCATTTAGTATCACTAGAACCTACTGAATTAAGCAAGATGGTTCAACATATTAGGAATGTTGAATTGGCTATGGGCAATTATAAAAAAACAATAACAGATGATGAGATAGAGATACGTTTGGCGGCAAGAAAGAGTATTGTTGCATCAAAAAAAATCATAAAAGGATCATTTATATCATTAGATGACATTACTCTCAAAAGACCTGGAACTGGGTTGCTTCCAAAGTATATTGACAATATAATTGGAAGAAAAGTTTCTAGAAATATTGAGCCGGATGAATTAATAACTTATAAAGATTTGGTATAG
- a CDS encoding DegT/DnrJ/EryC1/StrS family aminotransferase, whose product MKEKIYLASPHMSDEGYEQQYVKEAFDTNWVAPLGPNVDNFEKELATKVGIDHAAALVTGTAAIHMALKATGVGEGDIVLCQSLTFSATVNPIIYEKAIPVFIDSDFETWNMSPKYLEEALIKYPNTKAVIVVHLYGLSADMDKIIDLCTRYNVTLIEDAAESLGTTYKGKYTGTFGDYGIFSFNGNKIITTSGGGMLVANNKERIEKVRFWATQSRDNARHYQHSELGYNYRMSNVVAGIGRGQLKVLDQRVEKKQFMYNYYKENFKDISDIEFMPINDWNSPNCWLTCIVLKGEVRPINIIEELEKENIEARPIWKPMHLQPYFDKFDYIGSNVGESIFANGLCLPSDTKMTKDQQNRIISIIRFVLNS is encoded by the coding sequence ATGAAAGAAAAAATTTATTTAGCTTCTCCACATATGAGTGATGAGGGCTACGAACAACAATATGTTAAAGAAGCATTTGATACAAACTGGGTAGCACCACTTGGACCCAATGTGGATAATTTTGAAAAAGAATTAGCTACTAAAGTTGGTATAGATCATGCTGCTGCATTAGTTACAGGTACAGCAGCAATTCATATGGCTTTAAAAGCTACTGGAGTTGGAGAAGGGGACATTGTTTTATGTCAATCTTTAACTTTTTCTGCTACAGTTAATCCCATTATATACGAAAAAGCTATACCTGTTTTCATTGATAGTGACTTTGAGACATGGAATATGAGTCCAAAATATTTGGAGGAAGCCTTAATTAAGTACCCTAATACAAAAGCTGTTATTGTAGTTCATTTATATGGATTATCAGCAGATATGGACAAAATTATTGATTTGTGCACAAGGTACAACGTTACATTAATTGAAGATGCTGCTGAATCATTAGGGACTACTTACAAGGGTAAATATACAGGTACCTTTGGCGATTATGGTATATTCAGTTTTAATGGCAATAAAATTATAACTACCTCTGGTGGAGGAATGTTAGTTGCGAACAATAAAGAAAGAATCGAAAAGGTAAGATTTTGGGCTACTCAATCTAGAGATAATGCTAGGCACTATCAACATTCAGAATTAGGGTATAATTATAGAATGAGTAATGTTGTTGCAGGAATTGGTAGAGGCCAACTTAAGGTATTAGATCAGCGCGTCGAAAAAAAACAATTCATGTACAATTACTACAAAGAAAATTTTAAAGATATCTCTGATATTGAGTTTATGCCTATTAATGACTGGAATAGTCCTAATTGTTGGCTAACATGTATTGTTCTAAAAGGTGAAGTTAGACCAATCAATATAATTGAAGAGTTAGAAAAAGAAAATATAGAGGCTAGACCCATTTGGAAACCAATGCATTTACAACCGTATTTCGATAAATTTGATTACATTGGTTCGAATGTTGGAGAATCCATATTTGCTAATGGATTGTGTTTACCTAGTGACACAAAAATGACAAAGGATCAACAAAATAGAATTATCAGTATTATCAGATTTGTACTAAATTCTTGA
- the neuC gene encoding UDP-N-acetylglucosamine 2-epimerase (hydrolyzing), producing the protein MNYLYISGTRADYGRMRPLLLRLDTDKDIDLKILATGMHLKKEFGFTLNEIQKDFNDNLYMYDLYENIDINDIKAMPLAISSLINYLLEFLIEHKVEILILFGDRVEMFAAAIAAAHIQVKIIHIGGGDSSGSIDDKYRDAISLFSNYHFVSIYNHLEKLTNFNISPKNIFVVGSLDISSIDLVQEKSPIEIFESYGISLNYDRYCILLFHPDVMNVQDIEFQINNIIAVLRELKLDCIVIGANSDYGSKKIMNIYNSFISESYVHFFGNISYDDFINLLRNSEFLIGNSSSGIIEASYIPKPAINIGKRQANRIRANNVIDVNGSIESIYEAISIIKSDQFINAIDETRKLYGDGSTLNVIYQLIKQLPLVNR; encoded by the coding sequence ATGAACTATCTATACATATCAGGTACAAGAGCTGATTATGGCCGAATGAGACCTTTGTTATTACGTTTAGATACCGATAAAGACATAGATTTGAAAATACTCGCTACTGGAATGCATTTAAAGAAAGAATTTGGATTTACTTTGAACGAGATTCAAAAAGACTTTAATGATAATCTTTATATGTATGATTTATATGAAAATATAGACATTAATGACATTAAAGCTATGCCATTAGCCATTTCTTCACTAATTAATTATTTACTGGAGTTTCTTATAGAACATAAAGTAGAAATCTTAATCCTCTTTGGTGATCGTGTTGAGATGTTTGCTGCAGCAATAGCAGCAGCACATATTCAAGTGAAAATTATTCATATTGGTGGTGGTGATTCCTCTGGATCTATAGATGACAAATATAGAGATGCTATTTCATTGTTTTCGAATTATCATTTTGTTTCTATATATAATCACTTAGAAAAATTAACTAATTTCAATATTAGTCCAAAGAATATATTTGTAGTTGGTTCACTTGACATAAGTTCAATTGATTTGGTTCAGGAAAAAAGTCCAATTGAAATTTTTGAATCTTATGGTATTAGTTTGAATTATGACCGATATTGTATTTTGCTATTTCATCCTGATGTTATGAATGTTCAAGACATCGAATTTCAAATAAATAATATTATTGCAGTATTGAGAGAACTTAAGTTGGATTGTATCGTCATTGGGGCAAATTCGGACTATGGAAGTAAAAAAATAATGAATATTTATAACAGTTTTATTTCTGAAAGTTATGTCCATTTTTTTGGAAATATATCATATGATGATTTTATTAATTTATTACGAAACTCGGAATTTCTAATTGGTAATTCTAGTTCTGGCATAATTGAGGCTTCATATATTCCAAAGCCAGCAATTAATATTGGAAAAAGACAAGCTAATAGAATAAGAGCAAACAATGTGATTGATGTAAATGGCTCGATTGAATCAATATATGAGGCAATTTCTATTATAAAATCTGATCAATTTATTAATGCTATAGATGAAACAAGAAAACTATATGGTGATGGGAGTACATTAAATGTTATATATCAACTCATTAAGCAATTACCATTAGTCAATAGATGA
- a CDS encoding sugar transferase, with amino-acid sequence MRAGRKNRGNVTFLRVIELLLDIIVMVFTVFLTYCLLNIVGSQGNAANISDILRVVLQYLSNINILISHIFYIAFAVVLMIIYESSIVGHKFSGAYFSLLLSLILSLIFLLVLNYTINNYDILPLAFLIIIVIQAIVFAPLKYFEHRFVLKILKMDVMVIGNELELSKYLDEFTASMPLGRNLKYVYIIGCNQDANTFDRIKDYIDQTDIVYLLPDISNELKNLIVKYTIGHKDIQIALVPDIYEVGVMKSQFEMIGDILVSKIEPLRINFVSSIFKRTFDILTSLFAVIILSPLLILVSLMIYMYDKGPVIFKQIRVTKDDRKFKIFKFRTMIVDAEKETGAIQARENDSRITKIGKYLRKTRIDELPQFFNVLLGQMSIVGPRSLRIEEVEEFSKKNPDFRYRLNVKAGITGMAQIYGNYATKQNDKLRLDLYYIHNYSFIFDIKLILLTLKIIFDKASTQGILDCREVNIDKICEDSKYEVQIIRETN; translated from the coding sequence ATGCGTGCTGGAAGAAAAAATCGTGGGAATGTAACATTTTTAAGGGTAATTGAACTGTTATTGGATATTATAGTGATGGTTTTTACTGTATTTTTAACATATTGTTTGCTTAATATTGTTGGATCTCAAGGAAATGCAGCAAATATTTCTGACATTCTTAGGGTGGTTCTTCAGTACTTGTCCAATATTAATATTTTAATTAGTCATATATTTTATATTGCATTTGCTGTTGTGTTGATGATAATATATGAAAGTTCAATTGTAGGGCATAAATTCTCTGGCGCTTATTTTTCACTATTATTGAGTTTGATACTAAGTTTGATATTTTTACTTGTTTTAAACTATACCATAAATAATTATGACATCTTGCCTTTGGCTTTTCTAATTATTATCGTGATTCAAGCTATAGTATTTGCTCCACTTAAGTATTTTGAACACAGATTTGTTTTAAAGATACTAAAGATGGACGTAATGGTTATTGGTAACGAATTAGAATTAAGTAAATATCTCGATGAGTTTACAGCTTCTATGCCATTGGGAAGAAATCTAAAATATGTTTATATTATAGGCTGTAATCAAGATGCTAACACTTTCGATAGAATCAAAGACTATATTGATCAGACAGATATTGTATATCTACTACCTGATATTTCAAATGAGCTGAAAAACTTGATTGTCAAGTATACAATTGGACATAAAGATATTCAAATCGCTTTAGTTCCTGATATTTATGAGGTTGGAGTAATGAAATCACAATTTGAAATGATAGGAGATATATTAGTATCAAAAATTGAACCACTAAGAATAAATTTTGTCAGTTCAATCTTTAAGAGAACATTTGACATTTTGACTTCTCTTTTTGCTGTGATTATATTATCTCCTTTGTTAATATTGGTTTCATTAATGATTTATATGTATGATAAGGGGCCAGTTATTTTCAAGCAAATTAGAGTTACAAAAGATGATAGAAAATTTAAAATTTTCAAATTTAGAACAATGATTGTTGATGCTGAAAAAGAGACAGGTGCCATTCAAGCTAGAGAAAACGATAGCAGAATAACTAAAATTGGTAAGTATTTGAGAAAAACAAGAATAGATGAACTACCTCAGTTTTTCAATGTACTTCTTGGGCAAATGAGTATAGTGGGACCAAGATCGCTTAGAATTGAAGAGGTTGAAGAGTTTTCAAAAAAAAATCCTGATTTTAGATATCGCCTGAATGTGAAAGCAGGAATTACAGGAATGGCTCAAATATATGGTAATTATGCTACAAAACAAAATGATAAACTTCGGCTTGACTTATATTATATACATAACTATAGCTTTATTTTTGATATTAAATTAATTTTACTCACCTTGAAAATTATCTTTGATAAAGCTTCTACTCAAGGCATTCTTGACTGTCGAGAAGTTAATATTGATAAAATATGTGAAGATTCAAAATATGAAGTTCAAATAATCAGGGAGACTAACTAG
- a CDS encoding glycosyltransferase family 4 protein, whose product MKILIVCQHYFPERFRITDIAESLANKYDHDVTVLTALPNYPEGKVYSGYEEKKNTFQKINNVTVYRTNIIPRGHSVFSRILNYVSFPIFSRRVLRKLYKLNFDIIFINQLSPILMALPGLWYKRKKGTKCILYAMDLWPESLKAGGISQKNVIFLIMLKISRYIYKRCDKIFVTSPGFVDYFKKVLKLDNKISFLPQYSENIFNKSAQPNQLPAGDKYFVFAGNIGKLQSVETILFAAKELIDHKDIKFLIAGSGSNLENCLKICTENNLSNVDFLGELHLSEMPQLYERATAMLISLNKDKNLSKTIPGKFQSYLAFGKPVIGAINGEVNRIINENNLGIAVEAENFIELSNAILEILKNKNYSDLGINSYDYYVNNYSKEKFMKTLIDEMELTKNV is encoded by the coding sequence ATGAAAATTTTAATTGTGTGCCAGCATTACTTCCCTGAAAGATTTAGAATTACAGATATTGCTGAATCTTTAGCTAATAAATATGACCATGATGTTACTGTATTAACTGCTTTGCCAAATTATCCAGAAGGGAAAGTCTACAGTGGCTACGAAGAGAAAAAGAATACATTTCAAAAAATCAACAATGTTACAGTCTATCGAACAAATATAATACCTAGAGGACATTCAGTATTTAGTAGAATACTAAATTATGTGAGTTTTCCAATATTTTCAAGAAGAGTTTTAAGAAAATTATATAAGTTAAATTTTGATATAATTTTTATTAATCAATTATCACCTATTTTAATGGCTTTACCTGGCTTATGGTATAAACGAAAAAAAGGAACTAAATGTATCTTATACGCTATGGATCTATGGCCAGAAAGTTTAAAGGCTGGTGGTATTAGTCAGAAAAATGTAATTTTTTTGATTATGCTTAAAATTTCAAGATACATATACAAGAGGTGTGATAAAATATTTGTCACTTCACCAGGATTTGTCGACTATTTTAAAAAAGTTCTCAAACTCGATAATAAGATTTCTTTTCTTCCTCAATATTCAGAAAATATTTTTAACAAGTCTGCCCAACCTAATCAATTGCCTGCTGGTGATAAATATTTTGTGTTTGCCGGTAACATAGGGAAGTTGCAAAGTGTAGAGACAATTCTGTTCGCTGCCAAAGAGTTAATAGATCATAAGGATATCAAGTTTTTAATAGCTGGTTCTGGATCTAATTTAGAAAACTGTCTTAAGATTTGCACAGAAAATAATCTTTCAAATGTTGATTTTCTTGGAGAGTTGCATTTAAGTGAAATGCCTCAACTTTATGAGCGAGCAACAGCGATGTTAATTAGCCTAAATAAAGATAAAAATCTCTCGAAGACTATACCAGGAAAATTCCAATCGTATTTGGCTTTTGGAAAACCAGTAATTGGAGCAATAAACGGAGAAGTAAATAGAATAATTAACGAGAACAACCTAGGGATAGCAGTTGAAGCAGAAAATTTTATTGAATTATCAAATGCTATCTTAGAAATTTTGAAAAATAAAAATTATTCTGATTTAGGGATAAATTCGTATGATTATTATGTAAACAACTATAGTAAAGAAAAATTCATGAAAACTTTAATCGATGAAATGGAGTTGACTAAAAATGTTTAA